The following coding sequences lie in one Oncorhynchus kisutch isolate 150728-3 linkage group LG17, Okis_V2, whole genome shotgun sequence genomic window:
- the LOC109908013 gene encoding tyrosine-protein phosphatase non-receptor type 18-like isoform X2 yields MEHLSRFVGQMSLADDSRAEGNMSSEYINIRAQTSVIKKDFGLTTIAGELMENVKKNRYRDILPYDQTRVPLTLLTNENDLDYINASFIKGATKTKKYIATQGPLRHTLVDFWRMIWQYDVKKKCECYWTTFKETTHFGPFIVSNFQESSPNEEVVFRALTVRYHEETRKISQFQYTAWPDHDVPYTVYGILGMMDMARKDQGNNTSPVLIHCSAGCGRTGVICALDYVHDLLVTKQIKEDFSIMKIVVELRSQRPSAVQTKEQYRFVFSAVAYMFEKALRSAENNSQNLTKVRQKLLLLFNHSIMFL; encoded by the exons ATGGAGCACCTATCGAGGTTCGTGGGTCAGATGTCCTTGGCAGATGACAGCAGAGCGGAGGGCAACATGTCATCTGAGTATATT AATATTCGTGCTCAGACTTCTGTCATCAAGAAAGATTTTGGCCTTACCACGATAGCGGGGGAACTGATGGAGAATGTAAAGAAGAACCGTTACAGAGACATTTTACCAT ATGACCAGACCCGTGTGCCCCTGACTCTACTGACAAATGAGAATGATTTGGACTATATCAACGCCAGCTTCATTAAG GGTGCAACAAAGACCAAAAAATACATAGCGACCCAAGGGCCTCTGAGACACACTTTGGTGGACTTCTGGCGAATGATTTGGCAGTATGATGTAAAG AAAAAGTGTGAGTGCTACTGGACTACTTTCAAAGAAACAACCCATTTTGGTCCCTTTATTGTGTCAAAT TTTCAGGAATCCAGCCCAAATGAGGAAGTAGTTTTCCGCGCTCTGACAGTGAGATATCATGAG GAAACACGGAAAATCTCTCAATTCCAATACACAGCTTGGCCTGATCATGACGTTCCATACACCGTTTATGGTATTTTAGGAATGATGGATATGGCTCGCAAAGACCAAGGAAACAACACTAGCCCTGTTCTCATCCACTGCAG TGCTGGTTGTGGAAGAACAGGGGTGATTTGTGCCTTGGATTATGTTCACGATCTTCTTGTCACAAAG CAAATTAAAGAAGATTTCAGTATCATGAAGATTGTAGTGGAACTAAGGAGTCAGAGGCCATCAGCAGTTCAGACAAAG GAACAGTATCGGTTTGTGTTTTCTGCCGTGGCTTACATGTTTGAGAAGGCTTTACGGTCAGCTGAGAACAACTCCCAGAATCTCACCAAGGTAAGACAGAAACTGCTACTTTTGTTCAACCATAGTATAATGTTTTTGTAA
- the LOC109908013 gene encoding tyrosine-protein phosphatase non-receptor type 18-like isoform X3 yields the protein MENVKKNRYRDILPYDQTRVPLTLLTNENDLDYINASFIKGATKTKKYIATQGPLRHTLVDFWRMIWQYDVKVIIMACREIEMGKKKCECYWTTFKETTHFGPFIVSNFQESSPNEEVVFRALTVRYHEETRKISQFQYTAWPDHDVPYTVYGILGMMDMARKDQGNNTSPVLIHCSAGCGRTGVICALDYVHDLLVTKQIKEDFSIMKIVVELRSQRPSAVQTKEQYRFVFSAVAYMFEKALRSAENNSQNLTKVRQKLLLLFNHSIMFL from the exons ATGGAGAATGTAAAGAAGAACCGTTACAGAGACATTTTACCAT ATGACCAGACCCGTGTGCCCCTGACTCTACTGACAAATGAGAATGATTTGGACTATATCAACGCCAGCTTCATTAAG GGTGCAACAAAGACCAAAAAATACATAGCGACCCAAGGGCCTCTGAGACACACTTTGGTGGACTTCTGGCGAATGATTTGGCAGTATGATGTAAAG gtcataATCATGGCTTGCAGAGAAATTGAAATGGGAAAA AAAAAGTGTGAGTGCTACTGGACTACTTTCAAAGAAACAACCCATTTTGGTCCCTTTATTGTGTCAAAT TTTCAGGAATCCAGCCCAAATGAGGAAGTAGTTTTCCGCGCTCTGACAGTGAGATATCATGAG GAAACACGGAAAATCTCTCAATTCCAATACACAGCTTGGCCTGATCATGACGTTCCATACACCGTTTATGGTATTTTAGGAATGATGGATATGGCTCGCAAAGACCAAGGAAACAACACTAGCCCTGTTCTCATCCACTGCAG TGCTGGTTGTGGAAGAACAGGGGTGATTTGTGCCTTGGATTATGTTCACGATCTTCTTGTCACAAAG CAAATTAAAGAAGATTTCAGTATCATGAAGATTGTAGTGGAACTAAGGAGTCAGAGGCCATCAGCAGTTCAGACAAAG GAACAGTATCGGTTTGTGTTTTCTGCCGTGGCTTACATGTTTGAGAAGGCTTTACGGTCAGCTGAGAACAACTCCCAGAATCTCACCAAGGTAAGACAGAAACTGCTACTTTTGTTCAACCATAGTATAATGTTTTTGTAA
- the LOC109908013 gene encoding tyrosine-protein phosphatase non-receptor type 18-like isoform X1 produces the protein MEHLSRFVGQMSLADDSRAEGNMSSEYINIRAQTSVIKKDFGLTTIAGELMENVKKNRYRDILPYDQTRVPLTLLTNENDLDYINASFIKGATKTKKYIATQGPLRHTLVDFWRMIWQYDVKVIIMACREIEMGKKKCECYWTTFKETTHFGPFIVSNFQESSPNEEVVFRALTVRYHEETRKISQFQYTAWPDHDVPYTVYGILGMMDMARKDQGNNTSPVLIHCSAGCGRTGVICALDYVHDLLVTKQIKEDFSIMKIVVELRSQRPSAVQTKEQYRFVFSAVAYMFEKALRSAENNSQNLTKVRQKLLLLFNHSIMFL, from the exons ATGGAGCACCTATCGAGGTTCGTGGGTCAGATGTCCTTGGCAGATGACAGCAGAGCGGAGGGCAACATGTCATCTGAGTATATT AATATTCGTGCTCAGACTTCTGTCATCAAGAAAGATTTTGGCCTTACCACGATAGCGGGGGAACTGATGGAGAATGTAAAGAAGAACCGTTACAGAGACATTTTACCAT ATGACCAGACCCGTGTGCCCCTGACTCTACTGACAAATGAGAATGATTTGGACTATATCAACGCCAGCTTCATTAAG GGTGCAACAAAGACCAAAAAATACATAGCGACCCAAGGGCCTCTGAGACACACTTTGGTGGACTTCTGGCGAATGATTTGGCAGTATGATGTAAAG gtcataATCATGGCTTGCAGAGAAATTGAAATGGGAAAA AAAAAGTGTGAGTGCTACTGGACTACTTTCAAAGAAACAACCCATTTTGGTCCCTTTATTGTGTCAAAT TTTCAGGAATCCAGCCCAAATGAGGAAGTAGTTTTCCGCGCTCTGACAGTGAGATATCATGAG GAAACACGGAAAATCTCTCAATTCCAATACACAGCTTGGCCTGATCATGACGTTCCATACACCGTTTATGGTATTTTAGGAATGATGGATATGGCTCGCAAAGACCAAGGAAACAACACTAGCCCTGTTCTCATCCACTGCAG TGCTGGTTGTGGAAGAACAGGGGTGATTTGTGCCTTGGATTATGTTCACGATCTTCTTGTCACAAAG CAAATTAAAGAAGATTTCAGTATCATGAAGATTGTAGTGGAACTAAGGAGTCAGAGGCCATCAGCAGTTCAGACAAAG GAACAGTATCGGTTTGTGTTTTCTGCCGTGGCTTACATGTTTGAGAAGGCTTTACGGTCAGCTGAGAACAACTCCCAGAATCTCACCAAGGTAAGACAGAAACTGCTACTTTTGTTCAACCATAGTATAATGTTTTTGTAA